In Candidatus Saccharimonadales bacterium, the genomic window TTCAAGCGCCGATGATATTTGTATGTGCATAGCATAATCTATTATATATCGGTTACGCCTGCTTTCTATTCCAAATTATGCCGACGAGGGTTTAAGCCCATTCATATCTGCCAACTAACGGTTACGAATTCGGTATGTTGCACCGGCTGTGGTACTGATGACGTTCTGGCCGTCTGCCGCACTCACGAGCAGCGTTGAGTTCAGATCGTAACTCAGGCTTGCTGTGCCGCTGGCACCTGGCAATACCTTGAAATTGACAGTTGCAACTAGTTGCTCGCCGGTCACACCAGCGGCTGAACCAGTTGCAATACTTCGTGCGATGCGGATCAGACCAGGCGTTGATGTATCGGTTGATGCGACAACTGGAAACGCCGTACTCTCCCCGATACTCATAAATTCAAGTTGGCCCGCAGGATAGACGAGCGCAATCTGTGCGACATTAACTGGGACTGTACCGCTATTTGCATAGATAGCAGCTGACACATTGGAACCTGGTGTAATTGTCGTCGATGCTGGTTTGATAAGTAATGTTTGAACTGTAGCAGTCGGCTTGGCGCGTGCGGCCTGGCTACTATTCTGATAGTTGACACCTGCAGCCCCAACAATCAATACCGCCACAATTGCCAGTCCGGCTGACATTAGCCTGAAACGCTGATTGGTTGCAATCTTTTTATTCGATTTTTTGGACTTTTTCATATTATTTCCTTATATTATGGGCGACTAGCGTAGCTGCATTGACCCGGTTGATTGTCCGAGGATATTTTGATTATCGGTACTTCGCACCAAATATGATTCTCCCCAATCAACCGTCAACTCAGACACCAGATCAACTTCCTTAAGCGCCTTAAATGTAAAAGTTACCACTTGATTTTCACCTGTTACAGACGCGGCGTTTGCTTCGACAGAACGAGCAAACCGGACTAACCCTGGCGTTGTTGTGTCAGTTGCAGCTTCTTGAGGAAAGGCAGTTGCCGTTTTGACGTCGACGATCTTGAGTTTATCAGATGGATAACGGACAACTCCTTGGACTGCATTAACAGGTTGGGTTTGACTATTTGCATACAGGCTTATGGTAACCATATTGTCTGGCTTTGTTTGAGCATGCACCAGCGGCTTCAGTGATAATGAAGCCTGCGTATCTTTTTGCAGATTTTTTTGCTGACTGGCGGCATTCTGCAAAGATGCCGGCTTATCATAGTCTGCCAGGCCTAGTGAAATAGACACCAGCATAGCAGCGGCAAGTACAGCCCCCGCCGTAAATACCGACCGCTCTTTCTGGGTTGCGGCCTTCGACTTCGTTGACCGCGACCTACTCCAGACACTACTCATGCTCTTACTTGATACTTTACTTGCTTTTGCAACACGAGCTGATTTGGCTGGTGATTTTGTTGGCTTGCTCGGCATGGCTTGAATCCTTGTTATGCTTTGTTTGTATTCTATCACGGAAGCATACCGTTTATGGTGTACTCTAAAACTATTTTACAGTAACAGCAGTTTCGCAGGCTGGACAGCTGGTTCGGGCCATGCATGCGGTGCAAACGACAATCAGTTCATTGCACTGCTTGATCGCACAATTCGTGTAGCGGCTGGTTTTATCACCGCAGTGCACGCATACACCGATGTCTGTAGCCTTGTCAGAGAATTTAACGCCCATACGTCCGTCAAAGACATACAATGAGCCCTCCCATAGACCGTCATCAGCGTATTGCTGACCGTATGTCACGATACCACCGTCCAGCTGATAGACCTCTTTAAACCCACGTGTTTTCATTAAACTGCTAAGAATCTCGCAGCGGATACCGCCAGTACAGTAGGTCACGACGGGCTTATCTTTAATGTCATTGTACTTGTCACCTGCCAGATCAGTCAAAAAATCTTTCGTGGTCCGGGCATCAGGAACAACCGCGTTTTTGAACTTACCCACTTTAGCTTCATAGGCGTTACGGCCGTCAAAAAAGATAACATCCTCGCCGCGTTCTTTAACTAATTTATGCACGTCAGCTGGCTTGAGATGTTTGCCGCCGCCGACAACGCCGTGATTATCAACCTGCAACTCGTCGGCCGCTCCAAACGTTACGATCTCGTCGCGCACTTTGACAGAAAGCTTCGGGAAATCATCCCGCCCACCATCACCCCATTTGAACTGAGTGCCTTTGAAGGCATCGTAGGCCTTGGTTTCTTTGATGTATGTTTTGACATCGTCGATTTCACCGCCAAGCGTCCCATTGATACCATGTTTGGATATGATGATGCGGCCGCGCAGCTCCAAACGCTCACAGAGAGCTTTTTGCCACAGCCGAACTGCCGCAGGGTCAGTAACTGGTGCGAATTTGTAATAAAGAATAATTTTTTGCATGTGTCCAGTATACCTGATTGGGGCCAGTTTTGTCTTGATGCGGAGTATGTCAGTACAGGCACGCCTGAATCTAAAAATCTCTCCATGAGCCTCGTCAACCTGTCCGCCCCTAAAATTTTTCATCTTAAGGATGAAATAATTTTGGGTCTGCCCCGCAGATCGCCACGATAGGGTAAAGGTTTTTAGATTCAGGTAGGTACAAATAGTCTGCGCAGCTACTACGCAGTCAGTCCCAGCAGCACCGCAACCGTCAAGCTGACAAGGACGACCGTCACGGTTATGGTGGCGATTTGCTTGTCGCGAATCGCTTTGAGTGTCGCCGCGTCCGGCTGTGGACGCGGACCGCTGTACGTGCTGGACGCGGACTGATCATCAGTCGCCAGCCGATGATCATTTGCGTCATTGTGTCCGTTAATACTGTCAGAACTAGTTGCCATTATGCCGCCGGCTACTAGAGAAGCGGCTTGTCCGCCGGTCGATTGCCGCATGCGCGGGTCGCGTTCGTATTTTAATTCTTTTTCCCGTATTTCTCGGCTGACAGCGGCACTGACGTCCCGCCCTTCCAAAAATTCGCCGACCACCCGGCGAACGGCTCGCTCGTCAAGACTGCCGAGTTGCATCATTTCTTTGAGGCTGAGACCTTGGACGCTGATTTTTTCAGCTGCCCCGACCAGTTCTTCGCGGCTGAATTCTTCGGCAGTTTTATGGAATGGCACAACAGGAGAGCGCTCAGCTTTGTCAGCGATATTTGCAGCGGCGGCGGCAAGTGGCACTTCTACCAGTAAACGGCCGACGTTTTCGGATCTCGCAAACTCAGCTGGTGACTGGTTCGACTGCAGTTCGGCCTTGAATGCGGATGCTGCCGTAGCCGGTTGCCGGGCGTAAAGCTCGCCCGCTATACCGGCACCAATTCCGGCGAATACCGCCGCTTCCGCAGTCGGCTGTTCAGCATGAGGTACAACAATGTTTTTGCCAGTCGCTTTCGGTACCGGCTGCAGTAAATCTTTGACAAAACGCTGGCGTTCCGGGACGCCGGTGATAGCCTGCACTTTTTCACGGGCCAGGGCTTTAATCTGACTTTCTTTATGAACAATGGTTGCTTGCAGATTTTGAAGCTGCCGTTCCAAACCGCGCTTAACGGGAGCTGATTGCCTTTCAGCAGTAGCCTGACCGATCTTTTTGCCGCGGCGGCGGCCAATGAAGTATCCGACCAGTCCGCCTGCCAGCAAGCCTTGGCCTGCCGCCGCACGTGCCTCCCGCGCTGCCTCTCCTAGCGAAACAGCATTTGCAGC contains:
- a CDS encoding cohesin domain-containing protein, which translates into the protein MKKSKKSNKKIATNQRFRLMSAGLAIVAVLIVGAAGVNYQNSSQAARAKPTATVQTLLIKPASTTITPGSNVSAAIYANSGTVPVNVAQIALVYPAGQLEFMSIGESTAFPVVASTDTSTPGLIRIARSIATGSAAGVTGEQLVATVNFKVLPGASGTASLSYDLNSTLLVSAADGQNVISTTAGATYRIRNR
- a CDS encoding rhodanese-related sulfurtransferase, producing MQKIILYYKFAPVTDPAAVRLWQKALCERLELRGRIIISKHGINGTLGGEIDDVKTYIKETKAYDAFKGTQFKWGDGGRDDFPKLSVKVRDEIVTFGAADELQVDNHGVVGGGKHLKPADVHKLVKERGEDVIFFDGRNAYEAKVGKFKNAVVPDARTTKDFLTDLAGDKYNDIKDKPVVTYCTGGIRCEILSSLMKTRGFKEVYQLDGGIVTYGQQYADDGLWEGSLYVFDGRMGVKFSDKATDIGVCVHCGDKTSRYTNCAIKQCNELIVVCTACMARTSCPACETAVTVK
- a CDS encoding cohesin domain-containing protein, producing MPSKPTKSPAKSARVAKASKVSSKSMSSVWSRSRSTKSKAATQKERSVFTAGAVLAAAMLVSISLGLADYDKPASLQNAASQQKNLQKDTQASLSLKPLVHAQTKPDNMVTISLYANSQTQPVNAVQGVVRYPSDKLKIVDVKTATAFPQEAATDTTTPGLVRFARSVEANAASVTGENQVVTFTFKALKEVDLVSELTVDWGESYLVRSTDNQNILGQSTGSMQLR